Genomic segment of Oncorhynchus keta strain PuntledgeMale-10-30-2019 chromosome 12, Oket_V2, whole genome shotgun sequence:
GAATACTCAAGTGAGgatttctgtataagcactttgtgataactgctgatgtaaaaagggctttataaatacatttgatgttGATGCATAGCTTTTGGGAAAGGAATAATACACACAAGACTATACAAATGTATACATTGTTCTATACCACAAGGTGTTTTACAAGAAATGTGCACTAAGAGATTAAAACGTACAAatccccagacagacacacaaaacgCGAATCCTCCGATCATCAGTCCGGTGCCATACTTGGCATGGAATTCGGGGGAGTGCGTCGAACTGAGCCTCACTTGACGGGCACCTTGTCCTGCTTTGAATATATAAAACAAAATATAGCTGCATTGTTTGCGCAGGGAACAACATCCACACAGTGAGTGATTATCATTGTTGAGGAGGTTATGAGCCCTTGGTTATACTGTTTAACACAGGCGTAAAACAATTAACAGGGTCATGGAACGCAAATGTGTTAGCACACAGGACTTATCGTATCCAAAGAGTCGTGAGATGGAATGTCAATGTGACTTCTCCACTGACTATCACATTGTCATGTTGGATCTGTAGTATGTATTTGTACGCTAAACTGGTGCAATACCCAACCTAACGCCTGGCTTTGGGGATAAGGTAACGAGagtctagctagttagctaggaaGGAAGTTGACATTGGAAATGACCGTCTGATTGTTCCCCTCACTGCCTGCAAGTTAAGCTAACAATGACAAAGTTACAGAATAAAAAACAGACATGTCAAATCAAGGTAAAGTTtttgtaaaaacatgttttaagtaAACAGCATGCCAACTAGTAGCGCTAGCTTGGCTGCTACATTCACGCAGTCAAAATTACAAGCGCTAAAGACTTGGTAACATTAGGTAGGCTAGCGAGCTACCTTCAGACAGCTACTGTTAGCACAGTAACACAATAATTGCTCGTTTACATACATTTTCAAACGAACACAAGATGAAGGGATCCGATTTTATAACTTTAAACGATGTCTTACCGGAGACGTTCAGCGCTGCTTTAACAAACCGAAACATGTTGGCTCGACTTGAGGTTTGTAGATACCCTTGAAGAACAAAATGGAAGAACGTTGGCGACAAATACCGGAAACTATATAAAAAGCACTCTACGCTCATGCGCATAACTAACGCAAACTCACATGagcgttttttattttattttttatgtctTACTGTATGTTTTACTGTTGGTGCGTAATGCACTATGttgtaaataaatattcaaccatCTATAATAATAATGCACAAAATAATAATTCCCTGAAATTATTGCAGGCTCTCATTTTTAAATACCATTATTTTCCTAGTTTTCACATCAGTGTCAGGATGGCCGAGTGGTCTAAGGCGCCAGACTCAAGGATCATCTCCTTCCGTATGAACGGGAATTCTGGTCTCCGAatggaggcgtgggttcaaatcccacttctgacataccTTTTGTCACATTTTATAACATACAGGTCCTGTAGTTACGTGATAAAATGTTTTACACACTGTAGAGAACTCGGACATTGTGATGAGTAAATACAGTGGTTtaaaatacttaagtaaaaatactttaaagtactacttaagcagCTTTTTGGggaatctgtactttactatctatatttttgacaacctttaccttcactacattccttaagaaagTAATGTACCTTTTACTCAAAACATTTTTCTTGACACCCAATGATACTTATAgtccattcggaaagtattcagatcccatgacttttcccacattttgttacttttcaGCCGTATTCTATaatgaattaaataaatacaaaatcatcaatcaacacacactaacccataatgacaaagtgaaaacattttttttgttgcaaatgtattaaaaataaaagtattcagacattttactatgagacttgaaattgacttcaggtgcatcctgtttccattgatcatccttgagatgacaACTTGATTTGAGCTGTCCACGTTTGGTAAATTAGGATAGATAAACAACAATTATTCAATATAGCAAAGTTAACAGATTTGAACAAAGATAAacgaaagaggagaggaaatctGGTGGAGGTGGTTGAGCAACACTGGGCTGTGACTGGAGCAGATGGAAGGAAAGGTAGGGAGGTTAGGAGTTGAGGAGGATGGGATGTAGTGGTGGAGTGGAAAAAGGTGGAGGTACAGTAAGTGTAAAGGTTAAGAAAAGAAAGCCTGAGGAGCCTTTGCAGGTCTTGTCAGAGGAGAGCAGTGATGAGGGAGGTTGGGGTCGCAGTGTTTTACTAAGAGAAGTGGAGTTCAAGGTGTTGGTGAAATTATGGTGGAGTCACGGCGGTGATTCTGACCGCGTTGGCTAGGGATTTGGAGAGTAAAGTTGGAGaggtttggtggtggtggtgtgtatcaaTGCTAAATAGTATAAGGCACTCAAACTCAAGCACTAAACCTTGAGGATCTGTTATTGCCAAGAACATTTAGGATTGGGTATATGAGTTActtaactcagcaaaaaataaatgtcctctcactgtcaactgcatttattttcagcaaacttaacatgtgtaaatatttgtatgaacataagattaaacaattgagacataaaatgaacaagttccacagacatgtgactaacagaaatggaataatgtgtccctgaacaaaggggtagTCAAAATCAAAGGAACAGTCCGTatttggtgtggccaccagctgcattaagtactgcaccTCTtcatcatggactgcaccagatttgccagttcttgctgtgagatgttaccccagtcttccacggagttcccggacatttctggagggaatggccctagccctcaccctccgattcaacaggtcccagacgtgctcaatgggattgagacccgggctcttcgctggccatggcagaacactgacattcctgtcttgcaggaaatcacacacagaatgagcagtatggctggtggtattgtcatgctggagggtcatgtcaggatgagcctgcaggaagggtaccacatgagggaggaggatgtcttccctgtaacgcacaacgTTGAGATATCCTGCaataacaacaagctcagtccgatgatgctgtgacacactgccccagaccatgacggaccctctgcctccaaatcgatccatctccagaatacaggcctcagtgtaatgctcattccttcgacgataaacacgaatctgaccatcacccctggtgagacaaaaccgcgactcgtcagtgaagagcactttttgccagtcctgtctggtccagcaacggtggttttgtgcccataggcgacgttgtttcCGGTGATGTCTgctgaggacctgccttacaacaggcctacaagcactcagcccagcctctctcagcctattgtggacagtctgagcactgatggagggattgtgcgttcctggtgcgTTGAGCGTTccttcacgcagatgagcagcgatcctgggcatctttcttttggaggttttcagagtcagtagaaaggtctctttagtgtcctaagttttaataactgtgaccttaattgcctactgtctgtaagctgttagtgtcttaatgactgtCCATAGACTCATGTTCATTAATTGCTTATgggtcattgaacaagcatgggaaatggtgtttaaaccctttacaatgaagatatgtcttgtcatttggatttttacaaattatgtttgaaagacagggtcctgaaaagggatgtttctttttttgctgagtttttgCGAGCATATGTTCCGAAACCATTGAATTACTATAAATGTTTGCCCAAAGGTTTGGGCATGTGGTGTGTAAAGACAAAAGGAGATGAACAAAGTGTGGGGGAGAACATGTATGTGGAGATGGGGTTCAGGTAAAGTACTGTAACTGTGGTGGCACCCATAGTGTAGTGTATGGGGGTTGTTCAGTGATGAAAAGACAGGTTGAAGTGCAGCAGGTGAGGAGTGAGCGTAACATCTCGTATGCAGAAGCAATGAAGGTAGTTCACACAGAAACAATCGAGGCACCTAGAAGAGCAGGTATTCCAGGGCAGATTGAGATGCAGGTTGGGTGTGATGGAGGGAGCAGAATGGGGGAGAACACAAGACTGGACATGAGGAAGTGTGTTACATTTGTGACATCAGCAACCAATTGCACAGAAATTACAATCGAGGACTAAGAAGATAAAGATATCTTGGGATTACAGGACTGACATGGGAAAATGTACAGGATGACCTCAATAAGATTGAGAATCAGTCCAGCCTGTGACGTGGTGAGGTTGGGCGCAGAGAAGAAACCAGATGAGAGAATAGACCAGATGAGTAATCAGTGGTTAAGGATTAACATAATACTTTACTGAGAAACAGTAGCCGCAGGATCACAGTGCACttgaaaaacaacaaacactaagtaTTGACAACCATACTCAGGAAATGACCGCACATGGTAAATAATTCAAGCTTCTTCAAAGAGCAATAGAAAACACACCACTTTTAACAGGGAAATCATAATGAGTAAATAGGACACACCTAAGTGCcgttaatgtctctaggacggtctctgacaccctctggtgacaggtggaaccatgacacaGTCAGGAAACATGTATTGGTTAATTTGCATTATGGTGTTAATCCTTTAATGGAATGCCAGACGTTTGATTGCTAATGGGCAAGAGTTCAAGCAGTTTCTTGAGGAGTTACCAGCCAAACCTGATGTGATGTGTCTCCAGGAGACATGGCTAAAACCTACTCTAGATTTTGTATTACTAGGTTATGTTGCAGTCCGTAGAGATAGGGTGGCATCGTGAGGAGGAGGGTGTGCTACCTTTATAAAGCGGGAGATCCCATATAGGTGTGTGGGAGAGGGTGTGGAGCAGAAATATGTTGTGGTAGAGGTGTGGTTGCCAGGGGGGAATATGGTAATAGTGAACCATTACAATTTGTGTAAGAGACTAGATTTGCTGGCCCTTGGGAATGTAGAAGGTCAAGATAGGAGACGGGTATTGTGGTGTGGGGATTTTAATGCTCATAGTACACTATGGGGAGGGTCACGGACTGATGTAAACTGACAACTGTTGGAGGAACTACTAGATGAGAAAGGGCTTGTGAGTCTTAATGACGGCCGGGGAACCACGATTGACCCAATAACTGGAAATGAATCTGCTCTGGATCTTACTCTGATCTCAAGTTCAATGGCAGGCGGAGGTAGATTCCTCCAATACCTCCCAACTACAGTGGGTAGTGATCACTATCCTATCATTTGTACTGTAGGAATGAGGGTGGAGGTTTCAGTAGGAAATGGATTGAGGAGATTTTTGGGAAAGCGGAGTGGCGTCAGTTTCAGGAGTTGAGTGAACAGGAGCTGTCTCAGGTCAATGATGGAATAAGGTGATTCCTATGGGTACAGGGGAGAAAGAGTAACGCAGTCCCATGGTGAAGAGTGTAGGAACAGGGCTTTCAGAATGTTGAAAAGGTCCCATAATTACCAGCACCTGATTCAATATAAACAAGCACAAGCAGTATTAAGGAGGATCATTAGGACAGCTAAGAGGGAGTGTGGGCACCGATTCTGTGGAAGCATCGGCAGGACCACTCCTGCGGGAAAAGTATGGGGGATTATTAAGAGGATGTGTGGGGTCAGAAGAGATTGGGATCTCCCTGTGCTGAAAAATGGGGAGATTGTTGCAGTGAGAGATACTGAGAAGGCAGCGATGTTAGCCCAGGCATTTGTGAAGGTGCACAGCTCAAATAATCTGACAGAAGAGGGGCAACGTGGGAGAGATGGGTCAGAGGAGAACATCCGGGGTTTGTGGATCAGAAAGAGATGGTGGGGGATACATTGAACGGCCCTTTTATGTTGGCTGAGATGAAGAGAGCATTAGCTAAAGCTGGGGTAGCATCTCCTCGGGAAGGATGAGATGTGTTACATCATGATGGCTCATCTCAGTGACATTGCAATGGGGAAAGTATTGGGCCTTTTCAATAAGGGGTGGCAGGAAGGGAAACTGCCTGGAAGTTGGAAGCAGACGGTAGAGGTACCAATACATAAacctggggaaaaaaacaatagTCCTTCAAGCTGTAGGCCGATAGTGTTGACATCTCACGTATGTAAACTTATGGAAAGGATGATAATGGAAAGGCTGACTTGCtttctggagaggagaggactaatgTCACCTGATCAAAGTGGGTTCAGGAAAGGCAGGGGAATGATGGATCCTGTACTGTGACTTGAGTCAGTCATACGTAAGGCACAGGCAaataaggtggtggtggtggtagctgtTTTCTTTCATGTAGAGAAGGCTTATGATATGATGTGGAAGGAAGGCCTCCCTATCAAGCTGGATAAAATGGGTGTTGGaggaagggtttttctttttggTCGATCAATACAAGAGAGGGTGGGGAGCTCTATGTCAGAAGGCTATGAGGTATATAATGGTACCCCCCAAGGAGGTGTCATTGGTCCTTTGTTGTTCTCCATTATGAATGACAATGTATTCTCTCAGGTGAGACCTGATATTGGGAGGTCATTGTTTGTGGATGATGGAGCGctgtggaagagagggagaaatattACCCATACAGCCATAAGAATTCAAGAAGCGATTCGTGAAGTTGAGCAGTGGTCCCTCAGGTGGGGCTTAAAAGTTTTCAGTTGAGAAAACACAGATTGTGTTTTTTTTCTAGAAGGAAGGTTGGGGAGGAAATATACTTGAAGTTGTATGGAAGGAATCAGGAGAGGGTGGGAGTGTTTAGGTTCCTGGGGGTCAGGTTTGACACTCGAATGACATGGGCGGAGCATATTAACAGAGTAGTTCTCAATAGAAATAAAATATTGAATGTGATGCGTTGCTTGTCAAGAATGGAGTGGGGAACAGATAGAATGGCAttgaaaattatatatatatatatatatatatatatatatatatatatatatatatattagcgcTGTTAAGGTCATCAATTGATTCTGGAAGTATAGCAGATGGATCAGCTGCTCAGACATATTTAAAAAAGCTTGATGTTATCCAGTCCAAGCCCTAAGAATATGTTTTGGAGCACTCATGGCCTCCCCAGTGGCAGTGATGCAGGTAGACATAAGGTTACACATCCTACAAAACACTCCTAGAGTGTTGGGGACATGAACAAAATCTGAATACAAGCTTTCAGTAGGCAATTGCGTGGCGAGAGAGATGGGGTTGTTTGGGAGGGAGTTTAGTCCCTCTATGGTTCTTCCTGCTATTCCACCTTGGTTTCTCCCTCAGCCAGTGATAGAGGTGAGGCCAGACATGGTATCATCTGTTCTGACTCCTGTGCAGCACTAATGAGCTTAAATTCATGTGTCTCAGAGCAGACAGGATGTATTGTATGAGGTTTTGCAGTGCTTGTATAGGATGAAACAGATGGGGGTATTTGTGATGTCCCTCTGTGCACCAGCTCATGTGAGAGTAAAGGGGAATGAGGAGGTGGATGTGATCGCTAAGCAGGCTCTTAAACATTCTAATGTTGAGATGGAATTGTCAATCAGTAAAGCAGAGGCCAAGGGATTAATAATAACAGTGGTTAAAAATAAGTGGCaagagttgtggaacagggagAGTAAGGGAAATACCTGTATAAGAGCCAGGAAAAGGTGGGGGCAGGGAGGTCCTCAGGccgagagagaagggaggaaagggtATTCACAAGGCTGAGACTGGGACACACAAAGCTTAATACTACATTGAAAGTGGTGGGGAAACATCTGACTGGGAGGTGTGATCTGTGATCATtgtcaggaggagatggagacagtTTAGGATATTCTACTTCAGTCCCAGAATTAtgtgagagaaagggagcgatTGTTATTAGATTTGAGGAGTAATGGGGTTGAAGAGCCAGGATTAAGTGAACTGCTGGGGAAATCTTCAGGGGATGTAGTATTTAATTATGGAGACCTTCACTGTCtctggtccacactccagtccagttggtggcggtaatgcaccttaacGTTGGTTGCCAACCAATATATAAAATCCACAAGAAGTTTATGttagagtaaaaaccaagccatggggttgaaggaattgtgtcgaggcacagatctggggaagggtaccaaaaaatgtctgcagctttgaaggtccccaagaacacagtggcctctatcgttcttaaatggacgaagtttggaaccaccaagactcgtcctagagctggccacccggccaaactgagcaattgggggagaagggccttagtcggggaggtgaccaagaacccaatggtcactctgacagagctccagagttcctctgtggaaatgggataAACTTccaggacaactatctctgcaaaACTCCATCAAtctcaatcaggcctttatggtagtggctaGACAGAAGCCTCTCCTaattaaaaggcacatgacagcccccttggagtcagaacatgagaaacaagattgtctgatctgatgaaactaagatggaactccttacagtgaagcatggtggtggcagcatcatgctgtgtggatgtttttcagccgcagggactgggagattagttaggattgaaggaaagatgagtgcagcaaagtacagagagatccttgatgaaaacctgctccagagcactcaggacatcagactggggatCAAAcatgatcgaacatctctggagagacctgaaaatagttgtgcagctacgctccccgtccaacctgacacagcttgagaggatttgcagagaataatgggagaagctccccaaatacaggtgtgccaagcttgtagcgtcatacccaagaagacttgaggctgtaatcgccgcaaaaggtgcttcaacaaagtactgagtcaagattctaaatacttatgtaaatgtgatatttttttatacatatgCTTAAATGtcaaaatgtgtttttgctttgtcattatgggatattgtgtgcagattgagaGGGAAAATCAATTTCAGAacaaggttgtaacgtaacaaaatgtggaaaaagtcaaggggtctgaatactttccgaatgcactgtaaatatatttaaaaccaaacacttttcgacttttactcaagtagtatttttctGGATGATATTCACTTTTACTTTAGTAATTTCCTATTGAAGGTAtcttcacttttactcaagtatgacaattggaaaATACTTTCTTCACCACTGAGTAAATACTGTTCAGAATTATAGATTAAAAAAACACCTATTATTTCAGGTGGGCTCTATGCACACAATCATGCCCATCATCAATCCAGAGCTTTGTCACTAGTGTGTCCTGAATATATCATGCTCAGACCCAACATTCataaacacacatcaacaaaaaACACTGATAACCACCATACACAGGTTGATTAAACATTTGGGTAGATTTATTTATCATATCAAAATATCAGTGTCATGATCACACAAACTAGGACATTCCTTTGTAATGCATTTTGTAGAGTGTTTCCTGTGTTTACCAGTATTTGAGTCCAGATTCTGGCCAATTCCAGGGAGTATTTGCCATGGCATACATAATTGGTACAGGAAGCACTcaacattttttatattttgtgCTACAGTGTGAACATCATAAAACATACTTCATCCAGTGCAAGCCCTACACTAGCAGTGAGTGGAATTATCAGACCAATTGTGTTATTATTACAAAGTTATGCTGAAAGTGAATGCTAGAGTGAGTATATCAAGCATGATCTTCTCTAACGCATATGAGAAACTAATGGCAGTTCAGTCAGACCGAGTATGTGATATTTAGCTATGCTTAGTGATGGataactcagattttttttatagaTACTCTAACACCAGagccaaaaaacaaacaaaatatttcTGATGGAATGTTATCTGCTTTTGTTGAAAATCTGTGGTCATCTCATGATTACAAAAATGAAATACGTTCATCTCAAGCTACAGTAATAGATCTTCCATCAGCATCTACATGACAATTAATAGTACCTATATAACTTTACAAAGACACCACAAAATTCAAGAATTATTCAAACCTTAACCAAAAATCCACTAGAATTTGGTAAATTAAGGTCTGTAGCATTTGAAATTAGCATAAGAGGCGATGGTCCATGAAAATGTGATAATACAAAAACCATACAGGAGAAAGCATTGCGTTGAAATGCAGCAACACAAGGCAATATCCATCACATTATCCTGAAAAAATTAAGGCATCTGAATTTCCCTTGTGTACTTGAGTTCTAGTCCTTCTTTTTGTCCTTGACCTCCTCGTCATCTGTGTACTCGGTAGGTTCTTCTCCAGCTTTCAGAAGTTTGCCGACGTAGTCATACTTTTCTGTGAAAGacaggaagaagaagaaaattACATTGAGTCCCTCAGAGACCTTCGCCAGACACAACATCAGAGCCATTATCAAGGACATGGTAATCACTGGGTGGAGATCAGCCTTGGCCCAGAAAGACTCCCATGTGTGGTTTTAAATTCACAGCACTACTCAATGGTATGTAGATGAAAGTGTATCAAAAAGATTCATTTTGATGCAAAGTACTATTACATTATGCCCAGGCATGGCACTATACTATTGCTTGTGCGAACTCTTCTGTCGTTGCCAAGCCATTCAACTGAGGAACACAGAGGAGTTGACTAAAGCACAAAAAGACTGGATCACACAAACACTAGCTATGCCCTGAGGCACAATACAGAAATGGATTTTAAACACCAATCATTCTAAGCCATCAAAACTGTTCGGGGACATGAAGAACTTGCACtgggccatcattgtaaataagaatttgttcttatctgacttgcctaaacattttgtttttaaagactgttgagtggtgtgtgtgatgttcaCTGCAAGAGGTTCATTCCGCTTGAGGTAGAAGTAGGAAATACAGTATCAGAATTTAAACCAGTGTTTTGTAGCAACTTCTATCAACTCCTGCATAAACTCACGAGTGAACTGGGTCTCCCATTCGTTGAGGCTCTCTTGCTGCATGGCGTTGAGGTCCGAGAGGTCGTCGTGGGTGTCTTTCAGGGCCTCCTTCTCCAGACAAAATGTGGCCAGGCCCCTGGAGGCATCTTTACCAGCAAACACTCCATAGGGACCCTCTGGAAACCATCACACAGacataaagtttgatttgaaattCAGCCAAGTATTTTATGAACTAAAATGTGATTGCGAATAGACAGGTTCTAATAAACTATCAGTGTGTATACATTGGCCGATGACTACCATTTTCTGAAAGTATGCAGTTTTATAGTGTAAATTAAATTCCACAAGCTCTCCAACAGACATAGCTGACTGTATTCTATGACAGCTTCAGATATAGCCCCAACAGTAACCCATTTTTTATAGATGTTGAGGTTGACAGAAGGGACAGTCTGAATCTGTGACATGAGAACTAGCATTGCTCTCTAATAGGCCTCAACAAGCCTAACTTTGTGCAACCATCTGGTCTGGCTGAATTTCATTTGAAACCTTTGTGGAAGGCATTCACCTGTGttaaactatttattttaaaatggaaTGAAGGTAACTGAAACACAACATCATAAATGAGGAGCAGCAATAAGGGACATAGACTATAATAGACTGAAAATACTGCAATTTATACATATTTTCAGAGAGGGCGTTCCTCAGGAGGGGTTGCGTGACAGTGCAGGATCAATCAACTCGGTGAGAGGTTACATGCCAACTAGACTGACCACGTCACTAGCAGCTCGCGTGTTGTGAAATTCAAACCTGGGCAAATGATTCATGaataagagagagggggagtggcgTTTTAGAATGGTCGCAGTTACAATGTAACAACTTAgtaatatacacacatacatataattAACACATTTAGTAATACAATCGAAAGACCAGCAAGCTA
This window contains:
- the LOC118391117 gene encoding cytochrome c oxidase subunit 7B, mitochondrial isoform X1, which produces MRMSVECFLYSFRYLSPTFFHFVLQGYLQTSSRANMFRFVKAALNVSAGQGARQVRLSSTHSPEFHAKYGTGLMIGGFAFCVSVWGFVLTQTGITWNLSPVGKVQPKPWREVEE
- the LOC118391117 gene encoding cytochrome c oxidase subunit 7B, mitochondrial isoform X2; this translates as MRMSVECFLYSFRYLSPTFFHFVLQGYLQTSSRANMFRFVKAALNVSGQGARQVRLSSTHSPEFHAKYGTGLMIGGFAFCVSVWGFVLTQTGITWNLSPVGKVQPKPWREVEE